One Lentimicrobium sp. L6 genomic window carries:
- a CDS encoding ABC transporter permease, translating into MRGFLSIIWRELQYLYTSRSGFLLLIAVPIVVYFLLNSLYGKGNINDLPIAVYDQDHSELSRTLTRFLEASPYLSVAQQLTSEEDMQEAFQSGKVQGIVYIPHDLEREVLRSRSQKVVVYTNSSNIVFGNLIYKASSEIVLTTSAGILIQKMQAQGLTEKQSMELFQPMRLSFKPLYNPSYNYLFYLGPGLMTVLMQMFIMFVAVRAFNREFNTGGITEMINITKGSVFKMLLGKYMAQLIAFSIFALMIFGIFFPLFNIPLNGEIWSMILLLFVFISASIFLGFAVSTIFLDEMLSMDVVLFYNSPAFVFSGFTFPLLGMPWYSKFYAGIIPYTHFLYGFFKIELMQTPLKYAVNEIIVLIIFAIIGLLVSFPVLSIQLKNYTKRQEANI; encoded by the coding sequence ATGCGAGGATTCCTATCGATCATTTGGAGAGAGCTCCAATATTTATATACCAGTAGAAGTGGATTCTTACTTCTAATTGCGGTTCCTATCGTGGTATATTTCCTTTTGAATAGCCTTTATGGCAAAGGAAATATCAATGATTTGCCTATTGCTGTATACGATCAAGATCATTCTGAACTCAGCAGAACCTTAACAAGATTCTTAGAAGCTTCACCTTATTTGTCAGTCGCTCAACAGCTCACTTCTGAGGAGGACATGCAAGAGGCCTTTCAATCGGGGAAAGTACAAGGTATTGTATATATTCCTCACGACCTGGAAAGAGAAGTTCTGAGATCGAGAAGTCAGAAAGTTGTTGTCTATACCAACTCTAGTAATATCGTTTTCGGAAACTTAATCTATAAAGCCAGTTCGGAAATAGTATTAACAACCTCCGCTGGAATCCTTATTCAAAAGATGCAGGCACAAGGACTCACCGAAAAACAAAGCATGGAACTCTTTCAGCCCATGCGATTAAGTTTTAAACCTCTTTATAACCCCAGCTATAATTACTTGTTCTACCTAGGCCCTGGCTTAATGACCGTATTGATGCAGATGTTTATCATGTTTGTGGCCGTGAGAGCTTTTAATAGAGAGTTTAATACGGGCGGAATTACAGAAATGATTAACATAACCAAAGGCTCTGTATTTAAAATGCTATTGGGGAAATATATGGCTCAATTGATTGCCTTCTCCATCTTTGCTTTGATGATTTTTGGTATCTTTTTCCCCTTGTTCAATATCCCATTGAATGGTGAGATTTGGTCTATGATACTACTGTTATTTGTGTTTATTAGCGCCTCCATTTTCCTTGGTTTTGCGGTTTCTACCATCTTCCTCGACGAAATGTTGTCCATGGATGTGGTATTATTTTACAATTCTCCTGCTTTTGTTTTTAGTGGCTTTACTTTCCCTTTACTTGGAATGCCTTGGTATAGTAAATTCTATGCAGGAATCATTCCATACACACACTTCCTATATGGTTTCTTCAAAATAGAACTCATGCAGACTCCTCTAAAATATGCTGTAAATGAAATTATAGTGCTCATCATATTTGCCATAATTGGATTACTGGTGAGCTTCCCTGTTTTAAGCATACAATTGAAGAATTATACAAAAAGACAGGAGGCGAACATATGA
- a CDS encoding HlyD family secretion protein: MKIRTNYLALSIPVIIAAVAIFFLFKYSKQQEADFLLGIAETKVIHVASEIPGRIDSILVKNGDLVKKGQVLAIYESSILNAKLGQAQGVLDAADGLVDKAKTGARIQEKEAAKSQYDMAKSQFDFAQKTYKRFQLLYADSIISSQEMDEMEFKYQAARDQMKMAKSVFDMAEEGARKEDIAMAMGKYQQANSVYAEAQAYHKELKIIAPLDGEISNQIAEEGEVVAAGYPVFSIMIPEKTYVILQLKEDLMPEFKKGTKMSGYIPGVDATAEFQVSYMAPMAAFANWVPSREKGEFEMKTFEVHLHPTKPIDGFRPGMTVKFDR; the protein is encoded by the coding sequence ATGAAGATAAGAACAAATTATTTAGCCTTAAGCATTCCAGTAATTATTGCTGCTGTTGCCATTTTCTTCCTATTTAAATATAGCAAACAGCAAGAAGCTGACTTCCTCCTAGGAATAGCAGAAACCAAAGTGATTCATGTGGCATCTGAAATCCCAGGACGTATAGATAGTATTTTAGTAAAAAATGGCGATTTAGTAAAAAAAGGTCAGGTATTGGCAATTTACGAATCCTCTATTTTAAACGCCAAACTAGGACAAGCTCAAGGTGTATTAGATGCTGCTGATGGATTGGTAGACAAAGCCAAAACGGGTGCTAGAATTCAAGAAAAAGAAGCCGCCAAAAGCCAGTACGATATGGCCAAAAGCCAATTCGACTTTGCGCAAAAAACTTATAAAAGATTTCAATTATTATATGCGGATAGCATTATCTCTAGCCAAGAAATGGATGAGATGGAATTCAAATATCAGGCCGCGAGAGACCAAATGAAAATGGCAAAATCGGTTTTTGATATGGCAGAAGAAGGAGCCAGAAAAGAAGATATAGCAATGGCCATGGGCAAATACCAACAGGCCAATTCGGTTTATGCAGAAGCCCAAGCTTATCATAAGGAATTAAAAATAATAGCTCCCCTCGATGGTGAAATCAGTAATCAAATTGCTGAGGAGGGTGAGGTAGTTGCAGCTGGTTATCCTGTTTTCAGCATCATGATTCCAGAAAAAACATATGTCATTCTTCAATTAAAAGAAGACCTAATGCCCGAATTTAAAAAAGGAACGAAGATGAGCGGATATATCCCTGGTGTAGATGCCACTGCTGAGTTCCAGGTTTCGTATATGGCACCAATGGCTGCGTTTGCCAATTGGGTTCCTTCCCGCGAAAAAGGGGAATTCGAAATGAAGACTTTTGAAGTGCATCTACATCCAACAAAACCTATTGACGGTTTCAGACCTGGTATGACTGTAAAATTTGACAGATAG
- a CDS encoding ABC transporter permease yields MKGILRVANYEIKQLFSDHSLILTFLLAPILYAFFLGSIYINKDIEEVPIAVFDLDNSSSSRELIRALDATQQIQISEYLTSFEQGVDEINKLNVQGFIYFPADFEAQLLSMKGTDLAVYLNTTQFLPSNNPNKDLQKVLITAGAGIRLKYYMAHGVNPENAMEIVMPLEPDVRGIANPLNTYGGFLLPGLFILILHQTLLFGIGESFTKDRQKKALPEILSLVNGRIYKYFIGKLGFYMLLYFAYFLLFLTTIFPIFELNVHGSWDSMLIIAFAMSLAVLMFGVFISSFFRTQVGYLEVIAFSSYPIFLLSGFSWPFQAMPVWVQYLAQFSPMTPFVQAFTRVLELGADWEHVALNVIHLILLFILYGFAALFRWSRIANNQLRA; encoded by the coding sequence ATGAAAGGGATACTAAGAGTAGCCAATTACGAAATTAAACAATTATTTAGCGATCATAGTTTGATTCTAACCTTTCTTTTGGCACCAATATTATATGCTTTTTTCTTAGGAAGTATATATATCAACAAAGATATTGAGGAGGTTCCTATTGCCGTTTTCGACTTAGATAATTCATCAAGTAGCAGAGAATTAATTAGAGCTTTGGACGCCACTCAACAAATACAAATAAGTGAGTATTTGACAAGTTTCGAACAAGGAGTCGACGAGATTAATAAGTTAAATGTTCAAGGCTTCATATATTTCCCTGCCGATTTTGAGGCACAACTGCTCAGTATGAAAGGCACTGACTTAGCTGTCTACCTAAATACCACACAGTTTTTGCCCAGCAATAATCCCAATAAGGATTTGCAGAAAGTATTGATTACAGCAGGAGCAGGTATCAGATTAAAATACTATATGGCACATGGAGTAAATCCTGAAAACGCCATGGAAATAGTGATGCCATTGGAACCCGATGTGAGAGGAATAGCCAATCCATTAAATACCTATGGTGGGTTCTTATTGCCCGGATTATTTATCCTTATCCTTCATCAAACCCTCCTCTTTGGAATTGGTGAAAGTTTTACAAAAGACAGGCAGAAAAAAGCTTTGCCAGAAATATTAAGTTTGGTTAATGGTCGAATTTACAAATATTTCATTGGGAAACTGGGTTTTTATATGCTTTTATATTTTGCCTATTTCCTTCTTTTCCTAACAACCATATTCCCTATTTTCGAACTTAATGTTCATGGCTCTTGGGACAGCATGCTTATCATAGCTTTTGCCATGTCGCTTGCAGTATTGATGTTTGGGGTCTTTATCAGTAGTTTCTTCAGAACCCAAGTGGGCTATTTAGAAGTAATCGCCTTTTCTTCCTATCCTATCTTCCTCTTAAGTGGATTTAGCTGGCCATTTCAGGCTATGCCAGTCTGGGTGCAATATTTGGCACAATTCTCCCCCATGACACCTTTCGTACAAGCTTTCACTAGGGTTTTGGAATTGGGAGCCGATTGGGAACATGTGGCATTAAATGTGATTCATTTAATTCTTCTGTTTATTCTTTATGGTTTTGCAGCACTCTTTCGTTGGTCTCGTATCGCCAATAACCAATTGAGAGCATAG